The Acidimicrobiales bacterium nucleotide sequence GTGCCGCCCGAGTCGTTCACGGGCAGCGCGTCGAGCAGGCTCCCGTGTTCCTCCCGCAGCTCCTCGAGGGCGCGCAACGCACTGCGGGCGGCCCACCCGAGCTCGAGATGATGGCGTTTCGCTTCGAGCTCGGTGAGCGTGGCGAGCGGAACGACGACGGCGTGTTCCTCGAAGCGGCGGAGTGCGGAGGGATCGCTCAGCAGCACCGATGTGTCGAGGACGTAGGTACGACTCGTGCCTGTCATGTGATGTCAGAACTTACCGACGCTTTCAGGGGTGGGTGCGGACCCTCGGCGACGTCTCGGGGAACATCAGCTGACGCCCACCTGAATGGCATGCCAACCCTCGGCGCCGTCGGGATCGACCCTCGCCGGACCGACCGGCTGGAGCTCGCCGTCGCCGTCGACGGCCCGGACCCGAAGGACGTGATCGCCGGCCTCGGCGCTCCAATCGGTCTTCCACTGGACCCAGGTCTCGTCGGATCCCGGCGCGGCGATCTCGCACTCTCTCCACTCGCCGTCGTCGATCGAGAGTTCGACGGCGCGGATGCCGCGGGGCGGCGACCAGGCGACGCCGGCGACCGTGGTGGCTCCCGCCGTGATGCTGTCGCGATGCCGAGGTACGTCGATGCGCGACATCGTCTTGATGGGTCCTTCCTTCGACCAGCCTCGGGAGATCCAATAGCCGTCGAACGCGTCCCATGTGGTGAGGTTGATCTCTTCGATCCACTTCGTCGCCGAGACGTAGCCGTAGAGCCCGGCCACCACGAGTCGGGCCGGGAAGCCGTGGATGATCGGCAGCGGTTCGCCGTTCATGCCGACCGCGAGGATGGCAGTGCGGTCGTCGTCGAGGGCGCTGAGCGGGAAGCCGGCGGTCCAATCGTCGACCGATCTACCCACGATCTGCGACGCGCCGTCGTGCACGCCGGCCCGGTCCAGCAGCGAGCGCAGCGGTACGCCGAGCCAGGTCGCCGTGCCGACGAGTCCGCCGCCGACCTCGTTCGACACGCACGACAGCGTGACGGTGTGTTCGTCGAGTTCGGGCATCGCCAGGATCTCGTCGAAGGTGAGGCGGTAGGGATCGTCGACCATGCCGGTGAACGAGAGGGACCAGGAGTCGGGGTCGACCTGGGGCACGCTCAGGGCGGTGTCGATGCGGTAGAAGGTGTCGTTCGGCGTGACGAAGCTGGCGATCCCCGGCACGGTGTCGAAGGAGCCAGGGGTGACCGGCGCGGCCAGCGGTGCCGCATCGGCGAGCGGCGCGGCGGTGGTGGTCGACGACAGCTCGGAGAAGTCGAGGCCGTCGCGCGCGACTTCGGCCGCGCTCTGCCCACCGACCCGACTGGCGATGCCGTAGCCCGTGACGGCCACTGCGCCGGCGCCGGCCGACCAGCTGAGGAACGCCCGACGGGTGGCGCTCTTCTGGCGGGGATCCTCTCGGAACGACGCGAGCCGGGTCGGTCGGTGCATGCGGGCGAGCAGGAAGTGCAGTGTCGCGATGCCGAGCGCGGCGGCAACGGCGGCCCACACCCAGCTGGCGACGGCCGGCGACTGGGGATTTCGGGCACCCGTGAAACCGCCGAGAAGTCCGAACACGACGAATCCGGCTGTGCCGATGTGGGATGACACCCGCTTGGAGAGATCGCCGAGGACGGCGCCGATGACCAGCGCGGTGATGGCGATGCCAGGGAGGAGCGCCGACTTTCCGCCGCTGCCCAGCGTGTCGATGCTCTCCGTGGCGACGTCGCCGGGTGTGATGTCGAGGATCCACTCGCCCATGCCGAGCACGAGCCCCGGAATGTCGTCGTTGAATGACGCGACGAGCTGGCCGAACACGAGGGCGATCGCCGCGGCGATCGCCCCTGCGAGTGCCCCGTACCACCGGGGGTGGTCCCCCCGGGCGGCTTCGTCAGCTTCCATGATGTCCACCATGCCGTGTCCAACCCTACGAGCGATGCTCCCGCCGTGGGTGCGGGGTGTGGTTGCAACGTCGGGCCGTGCCGAATGGTTCCCGTGTCGTCCCCGTTGATCGTCGAGGCGCTGCGCACGCTCGCCCGACCGGGGGAACTCACCGACGCCCAGGCCGACGTTGCCGTGGCCCCGCTCAACGGCCCCGAAGCCGACACATTCATCGGGCTCGTGATGACGCACCGCCTGCAC carries:
- a CDS encoding molybdopterin-dependent oxidoreductase, translated to MEADEAARGDHPRWYGALAGAIAAAIALVFGQLVASFNDDIPGLVLGMGEWILDITPGDVATESIDTLGSGGKSALLPGIAITALVIGAVLGDLSKRVSSHIGTAGFVVFGLLGGFTGARNPQSPAVASWVWAAVAAALGIATLHFLLARMHRPTRLASFREDPRQKSATRRAFLSWSAGAGAVAVTGYGIASRVGGQSAAEVARDGLDFSELSSTTTAAPLADAAPLAAPVTPGSFDTVPGIASFVTPNDTFYRIDTALSVPQVDPDSWSLSFTGMVDDPYRLTFDEILAMPELDEHTVTLSCVSNEVGGGLVGTATWLGVPLRSLLDRAGVHDGASQIVGRSVDDWTAGFPLSALDDDRTAILAVGMNGEPLPIIHGFPARLVVAGLYGYVSATKWIEEINLTTWDAFDGYWISRGWSKEGPIKTMSRIDVPRHRDSITAGATTVAGVAWSPPRGIRAVELSIDDGEWRECEIAAPGSDETWVQWKTDWSAEAGDHVLRVRAVDGDGELQPVGPARVDPDGAEGWHAIQVGVS